One segment of Solanum stenotomum isolate F172 chromosome 1, ASM1918654v1, whole genome shotgun sequence DNA contains the following:
- the LOC125853375 gene encoding MADS-box protein SVP-like: MGTGKKKIEIEKIMKETSRMVTFSKRRKGLFKKAKELESMTGSRVASVVFSPTGRPYTCGDVNFAIKQHFSTTRCRELLTSDCGDINFAIKPHFASTRCMELLTSGLNSHDSDSDSDDVVFDVSLGSKSSSTSKRNGLRCWVEGIDVEQYQNLNQLLMLKQQLEGTREKIASMEELESFEALFV; the protein is encoded by the coding sequence atgGGTAcagggaagaaaaaaatagagatcGAGAAAATCATGAAGGAAACTTCTAGAATGGTCACATTCTCAAAAAGACGTAAAGGGCTTTTTAAAAAAGCTAAAGAACTTGAATCCATGACGGGTTCTCGAGTTGCTTCGGTTGTTTTTTCACCAACCGGAAGGCCTTATACTTGTGGAGACGTTAATTTCGCTATAAAACAACATTTTTCTACTACTAGATGTAGGGAATTATTAACTTCAGATTGTGGAGACATTAATTTCGCTATAAAACCGCATTTTGCCAGTACTAGATGTATGGAATTATTAACTTCAGGACTGAATTCTCATGATTCCGATTCTGATTCCGATGATGTTGTTTTTGATGTATCTTTGGGATCAAAATCATCATCAACCTCGAAGAGGAATGGTCTCCGCTGTTGGGTGGAGGGTATAGATGTTGaacaatatcaaaatttgaatcaaCTCTTAATGTTGAAGCAACAGTTGGAAGGAACGAGAGAAAAGATTGCTTCCATGGAAGAGCTTGAATCGTTTGAAGCTTTGTTTGTTTAA